The genome window GGACGGCGACGGCTCCATCACCACGCGGGAGCTCGGCACCGTCATGCGCTCGCTGGGCCAGAACCCCACCGAGGCCGAGCTGCGGGACATGGTGGGCGAGGTGGACGCCGACGGCAGCGGCACCGTCGACTTCCCGGAGTTCCTGTCGCTGATGGCCAGGAGGATGCGGGACACGGACGGCGAGGAGGAGATCCGGGAGGCCTTCCGGGTCTTCGACAAGGACGGCAACGGGTACATCAGCGCGGCCGAGCTGCGGCACGTCATGACCAACCTGGGCGAGAAGCTGACGGACGAGGAGGTGGACGAGATGATCCGCGAGGCCGACTGCAACAACGACGGGCAGGTCAACTACGAGGAGTTCGTCAGGATGATGACGGAGAAGTGACTCCCGGCCCGGCTCCGGCCCCGCAGGTGGGTTTGGCTCCTGGGACGGGGTCGTCCCGCGCCCACTGGATGTTCCCTGACATCCCTGAGACCGATAATGGaatgtcccccccgtgtcctggcGCTGCCGGTGCTTCCTTCGACTTCTCCTTGGGATCTTGGATGGAAACACCCCCCCCAAATTATCCCGGGGCTGGATCAGGCCCCAGTCCCCGCCCCACCCCGATGGCCACCCCAGGAATTGCGTCTCCCCCATCCCATGGTTGGAAAAGTGGGGATTGGCGGCCCCCGTCCCGCTCGTACCAGGGGGTGGGAAAATCCACATCTATGGCCCCATCCCGCTCGTGCCAGGGGGTGGGAAAATCCACGTCCGTGACCCCATCCTGCTTGTGCCAGGGGGTGGGAAAATCCACGTTCGTGGCTCCATGCCACTCATTCCAGGCGCTGGAAGAATCTGTCTATTGTCCCATCCCACTCATTCCAGGGGTTGGAAAAATCTGTGTCCATGGCCCCACCCCAGTCATGCCAGAGACTGGGAAAGTCTACATCCATGGCCCCATCCCACTCATTCCAGGGGTTGGAAAAATCTGTGTCCGTGGCCCCATCCCACTCATTCAAGGGGTTGGAAAATTCTGTGTCCATGGCCCCACCCCACTCATGCCAGAGACTGGGAAAATCCACGTTCATGgccccatcccaccctcctCATGCCAGAGGTTGGGAAAATCCATGTTCGTggtgcttttatttatttatttatttatttatttatttatttatttatttatttatttatttattttaattttaaatttttttttttattattgtcccttcttttttttccgtAGGGAGCGGAGGTTTCCCCGAGCCCCTCCAACCCCTCCCACCTTCTCCGCGCCATTCCAGGCTGGAAAAaatcccacacacacaccattCCAGGCTGGAAAAATCCTCTTTGGTCCCGGTTGGAATGTTGGCAAGTAGGGTCTCCGTTGGATACGGGCGGGAGGGGGACTGGGATACAGCTGGACACGGGATCCCCCAGGAGACATCTCGTGTCCGTAGAGATTCCAGAGGCCACTGGATGTTCCCTGACATCCCTGAGTCCAATAAAGGAATGTTCCCCCATGTCCTGGTGCTGCCGGTGCTTCCTTCGGCTTCTCCTTGGGATCCTGGATGGAAACAACCCCCCCAGATTATTCCAGGGCTGGATCAACCCCGAGGTCGTCTCCAccctctttctcctctgtccTTTTTCCCTGGAAAGATGCCCCTGGTGGGTACTGgagaccctgcagctgcagccccacggATCGTGTCCGTCCCCATCCCAAATCCCCATCCCAAATCCCCATCCCAAATCCCGTCGCTTTTGGGTTCTGCTGTCTCCACCCCCTGGATCCCAGGGAGagccttttccctcctccaagGCAAGCTGGCTGCTGGATTTATCCCTGATAACAAATCCCAACCGATCCCAGATTTATCCCTAACAGTTAATCCCTGAGGGTTAATCCGAAAAATCAGCAGGATTTGCCTTTCCCAGTGGATCCGCCCCGTGACTCGGTTTCCCCACAAATTCCCTTCGCATCCCGGTCTGGGATAATTCCCTGAAGGAACGTGGATTTCCATGGATCAAACCGTTGATTCCCGGTTTCCAGCCGGGCCGGGCTGTTCCGGGGGGAATATCCTGGCACCGGGACCTCGGAGCCACCGCGACGCCTCCGTCCCCCATTCCCGGCCCttccctggggcagctctggcaaTCCCGGTTGTTTTCCCGGTGCTGGGAATGCCGGGCGGGTGCCGGCATGCTGAGCACACCCACACCCGCCCTGCCCCGGGCACGGCCTCCCCGagtgggggagaggggggaaaaaacacaaaTTTGGCAAAAAGCCACAAATTTggcaaaaaaatcaacaaatacGGCAAAAAAACCTGAACTCCAGCCAAAAAATCCAGCAAAAAACCAATAAttacagcaacaaaacaataattacagaaaaaaaaacctaaaaaaaaaagcaaaaaaatccccaaatctggcaaaaaatccccaaatccagcaaaaaaaaacccaaatccagcAAAAAGCCCCGAATTCTggcaaaaaaatccagcaaacCCCCATAAttacagcaaaaaaatccccaaatccagcaaaaaaaaccccaagtccAGCAAAAACCCCCGAATTCTggcaaaaaaatccagcaaaaaACCAATAATTACagcaaaaaaatcagcaaaaaaatccccaaatccagCAAAAAACCCCTGCATCCCAGCAAAAAATTCCAGCAAAAACTCTGaaattacagggaaaaaaaataaaatccagcaaaaaatatccccaaatccagcaaaaaaacacccaaatccagcaaaacaaaactccaaagccaacaaaaaaaccctgaatcCCAGCAGAAAACTCcagcaaaaaaacctgaaagtacagggaaaaaaaaaataacaaaatccaggaaaaaaaaaatccagtagaaaaaaaatccagaaaaaaaccctccaataTTCAACCAAAAatacagccaaaaaaaaaattccagcaaaAAAAACAATATCCAGCAAAGAAACCCTCCAAAATCCAGTGAAAAATCtcaaaatgcagcaaaaaaatcccaaatccagcAAAATAACTCATAATCCAGCAAAAATCCCTGAAATCCAGCCAAAAAATCCAAGATCCAGCAAAAAGAGACCaaagtccagaaaaaaaatcgAAATCAAgtaaaaaccaccaaaaaacgaggaaaaaaaccccaaaatgcaGCAACCTCCCCAAATtccaacaaaaaaatttaaaatgcagcaaGAAATCCCAAAGCCAGTATAATAACTGGAAatccaacaaaaaacccacatccagcaaaaaaagctaaaattcccaaaaaaccctccaaaattcagccaaaaatcacaaaatccagcaaaaatcccccaaattccaacatgatggatggatgatggatgatggatggatgatggatggatgatggatgatggatgatggatgatggatgatggatggatgatggatggatgatggatggatgatggatgatggatgatggatgatggatatatgatggatgatggatgatggatgatggatgatggatgatggatgatggatgatggatgatggatgatggatggatgatggatggatgatggatggatgatggatggatgatggatggatgatggatgatggatgatggatgatggatgatggatggatgatggatggatgatggatgatggatggatgatggatgatggatgatggatggatgatggatgatggatgatggatgatggatggatgatggatgatggatgatggatgatggatggatgatggatgatggatgatggatgatggatgatggatgatggatggatgatggatggatgatggatggatgatggatgatggatgatggatgatggatggatgatggatgatggatgatggatgatggatgatggatggatgatggatggatgatggatggatgatggatggatgatggatgatggatgatggatgatggatgatggatgatggatgatggatgatggatgatggatggatgatggatgatggatgatggatgatggatggatgatggatggatgatggatggatgatggatggatgatggatgatggatgatggatgatggatggatgatggatggatgatggatggatgatggatgatggatggatgatggatggatgatggatgg of Pseudopipra pipra isolate bDixPip1 chromosome 5, bDixPip1.hap1, whole genome shotgun sequence contains these proteins:
- the LOC135415080 gene encoding calmodulin, striated muscle, with product MAERLSEEKIAEFKEAFSLFDRDGDGSITTRELGTVMRSLGQNPTEAELRDMVGEVDADGSGTVDFPEFLSLMARRMRDTDGEEEIREAFRVFDKDGNGYISAAELRHVMTNLGEKLTDEEVDEMIREADCNNDGQVNYEEFVRMMTEK